A genomic window from Lactobacillus sp. ESL0677 includes:
- a CDS encoding aldo/keto reductase produces MNNINSLTDTYELNNGVKIPAVGFGTWQTPDGEVAQNAVMTAINAGYRLIDTAAAYGNEQSVGNGIKKSGINRYDLFVATKLWNTDHGYQQTAMAIDTSLEKLGLDYLDLYLIHWPDPVAIRDHWAELNAESWRAMEEALKAGKIRAIGVSNFRRNHLDELLKTADIRPAVNQIYLNPSDMQKEVTDYDDELGILNEAYSPLGTGGLLANETVSEIAGHYNKSAAQLLLRWSIQHNFLPLPKSVHPKYIEANTEIFDFSISEQDMLKLDGLHGAAKVAQDPDKTDF; encoded by the coding sequence ATGAATAATATTAATTCTCTAACTGATACTTATGAATTAAATAATGGTGTGAAAATACCTGCTGTTGGCTTCGGTACCTGGCAGACCCCTGATGGTGAAGTTGCACAGAATGCTGTGATGACGGCAATTAATGCTGGTTATCGTTTGATTGATACTGCAGCCGCTTATGGCAACGAGCAAAGTGTTGGCAATGGGATAAAAAAGAGTGGCATCAACCGTTATGATTTGTTTGTTGCAACTAAATTATGGAATACCGATCATGGTTATCAGCAAACTGCGATGGCAATTGATACTAGCTTGGAAAAACTAGGGTTGGACTATCTTGATTTGTACTTAATTCACTGGCCTGATCCTGTTGCAATTCGTGATCACTGGGCTGAGTTAAATGCTGAGAGCTGGCGAGCAATGGAGGAAGCTCTGAAAGCTGGTAAAATACGAGCAATTGGCGTTTCTAATTTTAGAAGAAACCATCTTGATGAATTACTCAAGACCGCAGACATTCGTCCAGCTGTTAATCAAATTTATTTGAATCCGAGCGATATGCAAAAAGAAGTAACGGACTACGATGATGAATTAGGAATCTTAAACGAAGCCTATAGTCCGTTGGGTACAGGCGGCTTGCTTGCAAATGAAACAGTTTCTGAAATTGCTGGTCACTATAACAAGAGTGCAGCTCAATTATTATTGCGTTGGTCAATTCAGCACAACTTTTTGCCGTTGCCGAAGTCGGTTCACCCTAAGTATATTGAAGCTAATACAGAAATTTTTGACTTTTCAATTAGTGAACAGGACATGTTGAAATTAGACGGATTACATGGTGCTGCTAAAGTTGCACAGGATCCAGATAAGACAGATTTTTAA
- a CDS encoding YjjG family noncanonical pyrimidine nucleotidase, whose product MKYQQIIFDVDDTLIDSAATENFALHHLFAAHHWQLTSKLQQAYHKYNQGLWRQLELGEITYEELSKITFSYFLKANLGLKVDGLKIMDEYRSYFGEAHQLLPGVEHTLKLAHKLGYQLTVLSNGERLMQNHRLELAGIKDYFDLIVTSQESKISKPDKRIFDYFFARTKIAPSKTVFFGDGLQSDILGAEKYGFASIWYNHRHRENTLNLHPIFEVDTYQDFDTLLQNNLIHF is encoded by the coding sequence TTGAAATATCAACAAATAATTTTTGACGTTGATGATACTTTGATTGATTCAGCTGCTACCGAAAATTTTGCACTACATCATCTTTTTGCTGCGCATCATTGGCAATTAACGTCAAAGTTGCAGCAGGCTTATCATAAATATAATCAGGGATTGTGGCGTCAGCTTGAATTAGGCGAGATTACCTACGAGGAATTGAGTAAAATTACGTTTAGTTATTTTTTAAAAGCAAATTTGGGCTTAAAAGTTGATGGCTTAAAAATCATGGACGAGTATCGCTCATATTTTGGTGAGGCACACCAACTTTTGCCGGGAGTTGAGCACACGTTGAAGCTGGCTCATAAACTTGGTTATCAGTTAACTGTTTTGAGTAATGGCGAACGACTAATGCAAAATCACCGTTTAGAACTTGCTGGAATTAAAGATTATTTTGACTTGATTGTTACTTCACAAGAATCCAAAATTTCTAAACCAGATAAGCGAATTTTTGATTACTTTTTTGCGCGGACAAAGATTGCTCCTAGCAAAACAGTTTTCTTTGGTGATGGTCTGCAATCTGACATTCTAGGTGCTGAAAAATATGGCTTTGCAAGCATTTGGTATAACCATCGTCACCGCGAAAATACGCTTAATTTACACCCAATTTTTGAAGTTGATACTTATCAGGATTTTGATACTTTGCTGCAAAATAACTTAATACATTTTTAA
- a CDS encoding DEAD/DEAH box helicase, whose translation MNEPLQDAILNGLYDTTYPGHELLSPKLLQNTKNDKIWLTLRQELLTCRNFTWAVAFITQDMLVPFKVVMADLAVKGVKGTIITGDYLAFNNPQVFHELMKIPNLTVKITANNGFHAKGYLFDHDNWQTIVIGSANFTRAALLSNYEWALKVSSRENAALAVQLASQLQQLRETSVPLTAKWLQAYEANWVKPESKSLPRVKQAALITPNQMQTAALKELKALVDTGQKRGLVVSATGTGKTYLGAFAVKDFAPQKFLYVVHREQIAKKALKSFYQVIGGERSNYGLLTGHKHQLDCQYLFATVQTLSQPEMLASLEQDEFDYILIDEAHRAAAPSYQRVFDHFTPRFWLGMTATPERMDDQDVYQLFDYNLAYEIRLRDALEEKMLAPFHYVGVEDYEVDGESIDETTNLRHLVAPKRVDYVLKQIDYYGYCGNQARGLVFCSRQEEARELAQLFTVKGHAAIALTNEDSETRRAQVVKQLETGQIEYIVTVDLFNEGIDIPSLNQIVMLRNTQSSIVFIQQLGRGLRKFPGKDYVTVIDFIGNYKNNYLIPIALNQDSSRSQDKAREESTLPGLIDVSTINFSRIASEKILMSLDQVKLDGLKELRQSYQELQEKIGRPPLLFDFYQYGSTSPEVFANNHSLQHYGQFLSKMGETVELNKYENAVLSFVTKELLNGKRPHELRLLQQLLAKGQVSQEEYEQALRRDHAYVDAEVLTSVEAILSLSFFDIKQGKTTKKAQYGDQALIMRPNLLAYCLVSQLQQALKVNMTFKKLFVDVVKTGLLLNQEYDNQTQFTLYQQYDRKDVCRLLNWPKDVSAPMYGYRVDERETPIFITYQKDSAEKRNAVYHNTLEDGRSLRWYTRSPRHLDSDEVQRLLNSPQMKLHLFVKKSDAIGKQFFYLGEADIQKETVKEELLGPKKKVAVGMNLLLKHPLETRMYELLFAE comes from the coding sequence ATGAACGAACCACTGCAAGATGCAATTTTGAATGGCTTATATGACACAACTTATCCGGGTCATGAACTACTTAGCCCAAAACTACTACAAAATACGAAAAATGATAAAATTTGGCTGACATTACGTCAGGAATTATTAACGTGTCGTAATTTTACTTGGGCTGTTGCTTTTATTACGCAGGACATGTTAGTGCCCTTTAAGGTTGTGATGGCTGACTTAGCAGTTAAAGGCGTTAAAGGAACAATCATCACCGGCGATTATCTAGCTTTTAATAATCCGCAAGTGTTCCATGAATTAATGAAAATTCCTAATTTAACAGTCAAGATTACTGCAAATAATGGCTTTCACGCCAAGGGTTACTTGTTTGATCATGACAACTGGCAGACGATAGTAATCGGCAGCGCTAATTTTACTAGGGCAGCTTTACTTAGCAATTACGAATGGGCGCTAAAAGTTAGTTCACGTGAAAATGCGGCGTTGGCGGTGCAGCTAGCATCCCAACTGCAGCAATTGCGAGAAACTAGTGTGCCGTTAACGGCAAAATGGTTGCAAGCATACGAAGCTAATTGGGTTAAACCAGAAAGTAAGTCATTGCCGCGAGTAAAGCAGGCCGCTTTAATTACACCTAATCAAATGCAAACGGCAGCGTTGAAAGAGTTAAAGGCCTTAGTTGATACTGGACAAAAGCGCGGCTTAGTTGTTTCTGCAACGGGAACCGGGAAGACTTATCTTGGTGCTTTTGCCGTGAAGGATTTTGCACCGCAAAAGTTTTTGTATGTTGTGCACCGCGAGCAAATTGCTAAAAAAGCCCTGAAAAGTTTTTACCAAGTAATCGGCGGTGAACGTAGTAATTATGGCTTATTGACTGGGCATAAGCATCAGCTTGATTGCCAGTATCTGTTTGCGACTGTCCAAACTCTGAGTCAGCCGGAGATGCTGGCAAGTTTAGAGCAAGATGAGTTTGATTATATTTTAATTGATGAAGCCCACCGGGCTGCTGCACCTAGTTATCAGCGTGTATTTGACCATTTCACGCCAAGATTTTGGCTAGGGATGACGGCAACACCGGAAAGAATGGACGATCAGGATGTCTATCAACTGTTTGACTATAATTTAGCCTATGAAATTCGTCTTCGGGATGCATTGGAAGAAAAAATGCTGGCACCTTTTCATTACGTTGGGGTTGAGGATTATGAAGTTGACGGTGAAAGCATTGATGAAACGACAAATCTGCGTCATTTGGTGGCACCGAAACGTGTTGATTATGTGTTAAAGCAAATTGATTATTATGGCTATTGCGGCAATCAGGCACGAGGCTTAGTTTTTTGCAGTCGGCAGGAAGAGGCGCGAGAATTGGCGCAACTGTTTACTGTTAAGGGACATGCAGCGATTGCCTTAACTAATGAAGATAGTGAAACTAGGCGTGCACAAGTAGTTAAGCAGCTTGAAACGGGGCAAATTGAATATATTGTAACTGTTGACCTATTTAACGAAGGCATCGATATTCCGTCGCTCAATCAGATTGTGATGCTGCGGAATACGCAGTCAAGTATTGTCTTTATCCAGCAGCTAGGACGAGGACTACGCAAGTTCCCTGGGAAAGATTATGTGACGGTGATTGATTTTATTGGAAATTATAAAAATAATTATTTGATTCCGATTGCGCTTAATCAGGATTCCAGTCGCAGTCAAGATAAGGCACGTGAAGAAAGTACATTGCCTGGGCTAATTGATGTATCAACGATTAACTTTAGTCGAATTGCTTCGGAAAAAATTTTAATGTCACTTGACCAAGTTAAACTTGATGGCCTAAAGGAATTGCGGCAGTCATATCAAGAGTTACAAGAAAAAATCGGTCGGCCGCCACTACTGTTTGACTTTTATCAATATGGCTCGACTTCGCCCGAGGTGTTTGCCAATAATCATAGTTTGCAGCACTATGGGCAGTTTTTAAGTAAAATGGGCGAGACAGTCGAACTTAATAAGTATGAAAATGCCGTATTATCGTTTGTGACTAAAGAATTGTTAAACGGCAAGCGGCCACATGAACTGCGCTTATTGCAGCAATTGCTTGCAAAAGGGCAGGTTAGCCAGGAAGAATACGAGCAGGCGTTACGGCGCGATCATGCCTATGTTGATGCGGAGGTTCTAACTTCAGTTGAAGCGATTTTGTCGCTGTCCTTTTTTGATATTAAGCAGGGAAAAACAACCAAAAAGGCGCAATATGGTGACCAAGCGCTAATTATGCGGCCAAATTTGTTGGCTTATTGCTTGGTCTCACAATTGCAGCAGGCATTAAAGGTGAATATGACGTTCAAAAAATTGTTTGTTGATGTGGTTAAGACAGGCTTGTTGCTTAACCAAGAATACGATAATCAAACGCAATTCACACTTTACCAGCAGTATGATCGCAAGGATGTCTGCCGCTTGCTTAACTGGCCCAAAGATGTGTCGGCACCAATGTATGGTTATCGCGTTGATGAACGGGAAACACCGATTTTTATTACTTACCAAAAAGATTCGGCTGAAAAGCGCAACGCGGTCTATCATAATACATTAGAAGATGGGCGAAGTTTGCGCTGGTATACGCGCTCGCCGCGGCACCTTGACTCGGATGAAGTTCAGCGTTTGCTTAATTCACCACAGATGAAGCTGCATCTATTTGTTAAGAAAAGTGATGCAATTGGTAAGCAGTTTTTTTACTTAGGTGAGGCTGATATTCAAAAAGAAACGGTGAAAGAAGAATTACTGGGACCAAAAAAGAAGGTGGCAGTGGGGATGAATTTGCTGTTGAAGCACCCGCTAGAAACCAGAATGTACGAGTTGTTATTTGCGGAATAA
- a CDS encoding NAD(P)-dependent oxidoreductase, whose product MMKIGFIGTGVMGNAICLNLLKAGYELLVYNRTKSKTDNLVAKGATWCDNPQTVTEGADVIFTMVGFPRDVEQVYFAKNGIMAASVKGKILVDMTTSKPKLAQKIYQAGTEAGAQVLDAPVSGGDLGAKNGTLTVMVGGDKAAFTTLEPVFKAISSMAQYFGPAGAGQNTKMANQIMIAGTMTGMTEMLVYAQKAGLDLPAVVKTVGGGSAANWSLSNYGPRVLKGDYTPGFFSKHFLKDLRIALETAKEMDIELPATQKAKDLYEILVDEKDLGDLGTQGLIKLWWK is encoded by the coding sequence ATCATGAAAATTGGTTTTATCGGAACGGGTGTCATGGGTAATGCTATTTGTCTAAATCTACTTAAAGCTGGCTATGAGCTGCTGGTTTATAATCGCACTAAATCTAAAACTGATAATTTGGTTGCCAAGGGTGCAACTTGGTGTGACAATCCGCAGACTGTTACAGAGGGAGCCGATGTGATTTTCACGATGGTTGGTTTCCCGCGTGATGTTGAGCAAGTTTATTTTGCTAAAAATGGTATTATGGCTGCCAGCGTTAAAGGTAAGATTTTAGTTGATATGACAACATCCAAACCTAAATTGGCGCAAAAAATTTATCAAGCAGGTACTGAGGCAGGCGCTCAAGTGCTGGATGCACCTGTATCTGGTGGTGATTTAGGCGCTAAAAATGGTACTTTGACTGTGATGGTTGGTGGTGATAAAGCCGCCTTTACAACTTTGGAGCCAGTTTTTAAGGCAATTAGCAGTATGGCACAATATTTTGGTCCAGCAGGTGCCGGTCAAAACACGAAGATGGCCAACCAGATTATGATTGCTGGCACGATGACGGGAATGACCGAAATGCTAGTTTATGCGCAAAAAGCAGGATTAGATCTACCGGCAGTGGTTAAGACGGTTGGCGGCGGCAGTGCTGCTAATTGGAGTCTTAGCAACTATGGCCCGCGTGTTTTGAAGGGCGACTATACTCCAGGATTTTTCAGTAAGCACTTTTTGAAAGACTTACGAATTGCTCTTGAAACCGCTAAAGAAATGGATATTGAACTGCCAGCAACGCAGAAAGCAAAAGACTTGTACGAGATTTTAGTTGATGAAAAAGACTTGGGTGACTTGGGCACGCAAGGCTTGATTAAGTTGTGGTGGAAATAG
- a CDS encoding D-2-hydroxyacid dehydrogenase has translation MTKIFAYAIRKDEEPYVTEWKNAHKDIDVDYTDQLLTPETAKLAKGADGVVTYQQLDYKADTIEALDKLGIHNWSLRNVGIDNIDLPKAKSLGFKLTNVPVYSPNAIAEHAVVQAARLLRQDKRMDEKIARHDFRWAPTIGREVRDQTVGVIGTGHIGQVFMKLMEAFGAKVIAYDIYRNPELEKQGYYVDTLDEIYAQSDVISLHVPDTPENVHMINDESIKKMKDGVVIVNVSRGPLVDTDAVIRGLDSGKIFGFVMDTYESEVGIFNNDFSNKELPDKRLADLIARPNVLVTPHTAFYTTHAVRNMVVKAFDNNLKLIKGETPDTPVDLDKEF, from the coding sequence ATGACTAAAATTTTTGCTTATGCTATTCGTAAAGATGAAGAACCATACGTTACTGAGTGGAAAAACGCACACAAGGACATTGATGTTGATTACACTGATCAATTATTGACTCCTGAAACTGCCAAATTAGCTAAGGGTGCTGATGGGGTTGTTACTTACCAGCAATTAGACTACAAGGCAGATACAATTGAAGCCCTAGATAAATTGGGCATTCACAACTGGTCGCTACGGAACGTCGGGATTGACAACATTGACTTACCAAAGGCCAAATCATTAGGCTTTAAGTTAACTAATGTTCCTGTATACTCACCAAACGCAATTGCAGAGCACGCTGTTGTTCAAGCTGCACGTCTTTTACGTCAAGACAAGCGCATGGATGAAAAGATTGCCCGTCATGACTTCCGTTGGGCACCAACAATTGGTCGTGAAGTTCGTGATCAAACTGTCGGTGTCATTGGTACTGGTCACATTGGTCAAGTATTTATGAAGCTGATGGAAGCCTTTGGTGCTAAAGTTATCGCATACGACATCTATAGAAATCCTGAACTTGAAAAGCAAGGTTACTACGTTGATACACTTGACGAAATCTATGCTCAATCTGACGTTATTTCATTGCACGTTCCTGACACTCCAGAAAACGTTCACATGATTAATGATGAATCAATCAAAAAGATGAAAGACGGCGTTGTTATCGTTAACGTATCACGTGGTCCATTAGTCGACACCGATGCTGTTATCCGCGGCTTAGACTCAGGTAAAATCTTTGGCTTCGTAATGGATACTTACGAAAGCGAAGTTGGTATTTTCAATAACGACTTCAGCAACAAGGAATTACCTGATAAGCGCTTGGCTGACTTAATTGCACGGCCAAATGTTTTGGTAACACCACATACCGCTTTCTACACCACTCACGCTGTTCGCAACATGGTTGTTAAAGCATTTGATAATAACTTAAAATTGATTAAGGGTGAAACTCCTGATACTCCTGTTGATTTAGACAAAGAATTCTAA
- a CDS encoding exodeoxyribonuclease III, producing the protein MILISWNIDSLNAALTGTSARAEETRKVLTKIHDQSPDVIAIQETKLRATGPTKKHQEVLATQFPEYDYVWRSSEEPARKGYAGTMYLYKKELTPKATYPEIGAPEPMDREGRIITLEFPEFFVTQVYTPNSGSGLKRLDERQLWDEKYVAYLQKLDQEKPVLASGDYNVAHTEIDLKHPDNNHHSAGFTDEERVDFTKLLDAGFTDTFRKVNGNIEGVYSWWAQRVRTAKANNSGWRIDYWITSNRIADKVERSEMLDTGARADHCPILLEIKL; encoded by the coding sequence ATGATCTTAATTTCGTGGAATATTGACTCACTGAATGCAGCTTTAACGGGGACTTCCGCACGAGCTGAAGAAACGCGGAAAGTTTTGACCAAAATTCATGACCAAAGTCCAGATGTGATTGCAATTCAAGAGACCAAATTGCGTGCAACTGGTCCTACTAAGAAGCATCAAGAAGTATTGGCAACGCAGTTTCCTGAATACGATTATGTGTGGCGGTCATCTGAAGAACCCGCACGCAAGGGTTATGCCGGCACAATGTATTTATACAAAAAGGAGTTAACCCCAAAGGCAACTTATCCAGAAATCGGTGCACCAGAACCGATGGATCGGGAAGGCAGAATTATTACACTGGAGTTTCCTGAATTTTTTGTGACGCAAGTTTATACGCCTAATTCTGGTAGTGGCTTGAAGCGGCTTGATGAGCGACAACTTTGGGATGAAAAGTACGTTGCTTATTTGCAAAAGTTGGATCAGGAAAAGCCAGTTTTGGCAAGTGGTGACTACAATGTTGCCCATACGGAGATTGACTTGAAGCATCCCGACAATAACCATCATTCTGCTGGTTTTACTGATGAAGAACGAGTTGATTTTACTAAGTTACTTGATGCTGGTTTTACCGATACCTTTAGAAAAGTTAACGGCAATATCGAAGGCGTCTATTCATGGTGGGCTCAACGTGTTCGAACAGCCAAGGCGAATAACTCTGGTTGGCGGATTGATTATTGGATTACAAGTAATCGCATCGCTGACAAGGTAGAGCGTTCAGAAATGCTCGATACGGGTGCGCGGGCTGACCACTGTCCAATTTTGTTAGAAATTAAATTATAA
- a CDS encoding aldo/keto reductase — protein sequence MKQVEINKRMVPAIGIGTWHMGSDQAKEAAELAAIRAGIEAGAKLIDTAEIYGKGASETLVGKAIKPYNREELFVVSKVWPENATKQDLGKHLDASLERLQTDYLDMYLLHWRDQVPLEESIAELDRMREKGKIKSWGVSNFDVADLEEVEALPTGKYLAANEDLYNLNARGLDFDLIPWQKERNIPLLAYSPVGGLHNNLHADMLDNPVIKQIAQKHNASVYQVLLSWTIRDGITIAIPQTANAEHMKDNIAAGNLKLTADDFAAIDEQYPRPTHKIPLDLD from the coding sequence ATGAAGCAAGTAGAAATTAATAAGCGAATGGTGCCAGCAATTGGAATTGGCACGTGGCATATGGGCAGTGATCAAGCTAAGGAAGCTGCAGAACTTGCCGCAATTCGCGCCGGAATTGAAGCAGGTGCCAAGTTAATTGATACCGCGGAAATTTATGGCAAGGGTGCATCTGAAACCCTTGTGGGTAAGGCAATTAAGCCATATAATCGTGAAGAATTGTTCGTTGTTTCAAAAGTTTGGCCTGAAAATGCGACTAAGCAGGACTTGGGAAAGCACTTAGATGCAAGTTTAGAGCGGTTGCAGACCGATTACTTGGATATGTATCTGCTTCATTGGCGTGATCAGGTGCCGCTAGAGGAGTCCATTGCCGAGCTTGACCGAATGCGTGAAAAGGGCAAGATTAAGTCATGGGGTGTTTCCAACTTTGACGTGGCAGACTTAGAAGAAGTTGAGGCACTTCCTACTGGCAAGTATTTAGCTGCTAATGAAGATCTCTATAATCTGAATGCACGCGGCCTAGATTTTGATTTGATTCCATGGCAAAAAGAACGCAATATCCCACTGCTAGCTTATAGTCCTGTTGGTGGATTACACAACAACTTGCATGCCGATATGTTAGATAATCCGGTAATTAAGCAAATCGCTCAAAAGCACAATGCGTCAGTCTACCAAGTGTTACTTAGCTGGACAATTCGCGATGGGATAACGATTGCAATTCCGCAAACGGCTAATGCAGAGCATATGAAAGATAACATTGCTGCTGGAAATTTGAAATTGACAGCTGATGATTTTGCAGCAATTGATGAGCAGTATCCACGACCAACACATAAAATTCCACTTGATTTGGATTAA
- a CDS encoding cation:proton antiporter family protein has protein sequence MDLSLVIVSVAAFLTPTLLARFKVSLIPTTVAEIIVGVILGRSCFNIIHINSVLNTLSTLGTIMLLFLSGMEIDFSLFKKSKPTTVLAAKKARNKTKESPLKSAIIAYSLTIVSSIILGVLFKVCGLFSDVFLSVILFATVSLGVMISILKENNLLGQSYGQTLLLFGVLGEIIPLLGLTIYSSIKSGNGGTLWLLSLVFLAAAYLLARFRNFFNVFGKLTKSTTQLDMRFAFLVIVILVVLATSVGAENILGAFLAGIVIKLLEPEEATEEKLNAIGYGFLIPFFFILTGVKLNLIALLGSKATLTLIPLLLVAFLVAKMPAYYSFKKLFSQRNALAGTFLVETTMTLVISGVAVAQNIHALNNQQGGALTLAAVLTCLIGPMLFKKLYQPKDEQLPKTIVHIIGTTVTSVATCHQLPHDWYDTRLYTRHSESYETYKNSAPVTLLDTMEPSALIKQGIFDTDILVITDLHSKINYSLAVAAKKYGVERVLVRLDDPDPNEIDVMKKELTNLKIEYFNTFDTGVGVFRTAIESPEVLRFITSTTSSLFEVTMTNARFDGSLIPDLPETDEVVISKIVRNGKFVDPRDDLRLQLGDHLIMAGPREVVSRLRLLLDNQLG, from the coding sequence ATGGATTTATCGCTTGTTATTGTATCTGTGGCTGCTTTTTTGACACCGACACTATTAGCTCGGTTCAAGGTGTCACTGATACCCACAACCGTTGCGGAAATTATTGTGGGTGTAATTTTAGGTAGAAGCTGTTTTAATATTATTCATATTAATTCTGTTTTGAATACTTTGAGCACACTAGGCACAATCATGTTGCTGTTTTTAAGTGGGATGGAGATTGATTTTTCATTATTTAAAAAGAGCAAACCAACGACGGTCTTAGCTGCTAAAAAAGCACGAAACAAGACCAAGGAGTCACCTCTAAAAAGTGCAATTATTGCCTATTCGTTAACAATTGTTTCATCTATTATTTTGGGAGTTTTGTTTAAAGTTTGCGGTCTATTTTCAGATGTATTTTTGTCAGTGATATTGTTTGCAACGGTTTCGCTTGGCGTGATGATTAGTATTTTGAAGGAAAACAACTTACTTGGACAATCATACGGTCAAACTTTGTTGCTGTTTGGCGTACTAGGAGAAATCATTCCGCTGCTTGGATTAACGATCTATTCCTCAATTAAAAGCGGCAATGGCGGTACATTATGGCTACTCTCATTGGTGTTTTTGGCTGCGGCATATTTGTTAGCTCGGTTTCGTAATTTTTTTAATGTGTTTGGCAAATTGACTAAATCGACTACGCAACTTGATATGCGTTTTGCTTTTTTGGTAATTGTAATCTTGGTTGTTTTGGCAACATCGGTAGGTGCTGAAAACATTTTGGGGGCGTTTCTTGCAGGAATTGTAATTAAGTTATTAGAGCCTGAGGAAGCAACTGAAGAAAAATTAAATGCAATTGGTTATGGCTTTTTAATTCCATTTTTCTTTATTTTGACGGGTGTGAAATTGAACTTAATCGCGTTACTTGGCTCCAAAGCGACTTTAACGTTGATTCCACTGTTATTAGTCGCATTCTTAGTGGCTAAAATGCCGGCATATTACAGCTTTAAGAAGTTATTTTCTCAGCGTAATGCACTAGCTGGGACCTTTTTAGTTGAAACAACAATGACACTGGTTATTTCTGGTGTGGCAGTTGCACAAAATATTCATGCGTTGAATAATCAGCAAGGTGGTGCCCTGACTTTAGCTGCAGTGCTAACCTGTTTAATTGGCCCAATGCTTTTTAAGAAGTTATACCAGCCAAAAGACGAGCAATTACCAAAGACAATTGTTCATATTATTGGTACTACAGTGACTTCTGTTGCCACGTGTCATCAATTACCACACGATTGGTATGATACGCGCTTGTATACGCGACATTCAGAAAGCTATGAAACTTATAAAAACTCGGCACCAGTAACGCTGCTAGATACAATGGAACCATCAGCCTTAATTAAACAAGGCATTTTTGATACTGATATTTTGGTAATTACGGACTTACATTCAAAGATTAATTATAGCCTGGCCGTAGCCGCTAAAAAGTATGGTGTTGAACGAGTTTTAGTTAGACTTGATGACCCCGATCCTAACGAAATTGATGTCATGAAAAAAGAATTAACCAATTTGAAAATTGAGTATTTCAATACTTTTGATACAGGAGTTGGCGTTTTTCGAACAGCAATCGAGTCGCCAGAGGTTTTACGCTTTATTACTTCAACGACGTCAAGTTTGTTTGAAGTAACGATGACTAATGCCCGTTTTGATGGCAGCTTGATACCAGATTTACCCGAAACTGATGAGGTTGTAATTAGTAAAATTGTTCGTAATGGCAAGTTTGTTGATCCACGAGATGATTTGCGTTTGCAACTTGGTGACCACTTGATCATGGCGGGACCACGTGAGGTGGTTTCGCGCCTGCGATTACTACTTGATAACCAGCTAGGATAA
- a CDS encoding pyrroline-5-carboxylate reductase, which translates to MKIGFIGAGKIGSSMILGLLQAGISEKDLYVFNGGHQSAQKLAAEHSLQLVDDYADFNGCTAVVVAVGGPVINTILQKLGQVYHGIILSTGGGDLVKVNREATDDTAFAKIVPNTPVQIGEGITAISFIPNEKQTVINVVKELLGKLGDVYVVPENLLGIYGTVSGCAPAYVDLMIEALSDAAVQNGVKRAEAYPMIEKMILGTAKLALTTEKLPEELKDEVTTPGGTTIKGVVKLEEAGFRNALIQAINASAN; encoded by the coding sequence ATGAAGATTGGCTTTATTGGTGCTGGCAAAATTGGTTCATCAATGATTTTAGGCTTATTACAAGCTGGTATTTCGGAAAAAGATCTTTATGTCTTTAACGGTGGTCATCAATCCGCACAAAAGCTTGCAGCTGAGCACAGCTTACAACTAGTTGATGACTATGCTGATTTTAATGGCTGCACTGCGGTAGTTGTTGCAGTTGGCGGACCCGTGATTAACACAATTTTACAAAAATTAGGTCAAGTTTATCACGGCATTATACTATCAACTGGTGGCGGCGATTTAGTAAAAGTTAATCGGGAAGCAACTGACGATACGGCATTTGCTAAAATTGTCCCGAACACTCCTGTGCAAATTGGGGAAGGAATAACTGCTATAAGTTTTATTCCTAATGAAAAGCAAACTGTTATTAATGTAGTTAAGGAACTTTTAGGTAAACTTGGGGACGTATATGTTGTTCCAGAGAATCTTTTGGGAATCTACGGGACGGTTTCTGGCTGTGCGCCTGCCTACGTTGACTTAATGATTGAGGCGTTGAGTGATGCCGCTGTTCAAAATGGTGTTAAGCGTGCAGAAGCCTACCCAATGATTGAAAAGATGATTTTGGGTACGGCTAAGTTGGCGTTGACTACTGAAAAATTACCTGAGGAATTAAAAGATGAGGTAACAACTCCTGGTGGTACTACTATCAAAGGTGTTGTCAAATTAGAAGAGGCTGGCTTTAGAAATGCATTAATTCAAGCAATTAATGCATCAGCTAATTAA